In Dehalococcoidales bacterium, the following are encoded in one genomic region:
- the secY gene encoding preprotein translocase subunit SecY: MRPRTTRPRLLQAAIDAFHLPDLRRRLLFMAVIVVIFRFVAHVPLPGVDADALRELFERNALLGMLDMFSGGAMRNFSVAAMGVYPYITASIIMQLMVPVIPRLQAIAQEGEAGRHRIDRYTHWLTVPLAGLAGYGQIVLLRREGVVASADLLPTVAMVFAMMAGTIFLVWLGELITEYGIGNGISIIIFAGIVAGLPEMIGSGFLAREQFGGLVAYVLIALATIVAIVIFTEAHRRIPVQYARTVFRGNRMYKQSGATHIPLRVNTAGMIPLIFAMSMVLFPGMVASYFAGPPDAPNLANHIQNLFNPNAAFPLGMFYWGLYFLLTVAFAFFYTMVIFQQQDLAGNLQRQGGFVPGIRPGKQTANYLDQVVKRITWAGALFLAMVAVTPYLAREITSVQVIQLSSMGLLIVVGVVLDTMKQVEAQLVMRRYEGFIK, translated from the coding sequence ATGCGCCCGAGAACAACTAGACCACGGCTGCTGCAGGCGGCCATTGACGCTTTCCACCTGCCTGATTTAAGGCGGCGCCTTCTTTTTATGGCGGTTATCGTGGTAATATTCCGCTTCGTGGCTCACGTACCTCTACCCGGAGTGGATGCCGATGCTTTGCGGGAACTCTTTGAACGTAATGCGCTGCTGGGTATGCTGGATATGTTCAGCGGCGGCGCCATGCGGAATTTCAGCGTGGCGGCGATGGGGGTTTATCCCTATATTACGGCTTCAATCATCATGCAGTTGATGGTACCGGTGATACCACGCTTACAGGCTATTGCCCAGGAAGGAGAAGCCGGCCGGCACCGCATTGACCGCTATACGCACTGGCTGACGGTACCCCTGGCCGGTCTGGCCGGATACGGGCAGATTGTCCTGCTGCGGCGGGAAGGGGTGGTGGCCAGCGCCGACCTACTGCCCACGGTGGCGATGGTCTTCGCCATGATGGCGGGCACCATCTTCCTGGTCTGGCTGGGTGAGCTTATTACTGAATACGGCATCGGCAACGGTATCTCTATTATTATCTTCGCCGGTATTGTGGCCGGTCTGCCGGAGATGATTGGCAGCGGTTTCCTGGCCAGGGAGCAGTTTGGCGGACTGGTGGCTTACGTGCTCATCGCCTTGGCTACCATCGTGGCCATAGTTATTTTTACCGAGGCGCACCGGCGTATCCCGGTACAGTATGCCCGTACCGTATTCCGTGGTAACCGCATGTATAAACAGTCAGGAGCCACTCATATTCCGTTGCGGGTAAACACGGCCGGCATGATACCTCTTATCTTTGCGATGTCCATGGTACTCTTCCCGGGAATGGTGGCCAGCTACTTCGCCGGTCCGCCGGATGCCCCTAACCTGGCTAATCATATTCAGAACCTGTTCAATCCCAACGCTGCCTTCCCCCTGGGCATGTTCTACTGGGGACTCTACTTTCTGCTGACGGTCGCTTTTGCCTTCTTCTACACCATGGTCATTTTCCAGCAGCAGGACCTGGCCGGTAATTTGCAGCGGCAGGGAGGATTTGTTCCCGGAATCAGGCCGGGAAAGCAAACGGCCAACTATCTTGATCAGGTAGTTAAGCGTATTACCTGGGCCGGGGCCCTTTTCCTGGCGATGGTGGCGGTAACACCTTACCTGGCGCGGGAGATTACCAGTGTCCAGGTGATACAGCTTTCCAGTATGGGTTTATTGATTGTCGTTGGTGTTGTTCTGGATACGATGAAGCAGGTTGAAGCGCAGCTGGTGATGCGGCGCTATGAAGGCTTCATCAAATAG
- the rplO gene encoding 50S ribosomal protein L15 yields the protein MKQNELSPAAGSRKDRKRAGRGNGSGHGNYSGRGVKGQKSRAGFKMKPGFEGGQLPLIKRLPQKRGFVNMFRTEYNAININRLNIFEAGSEVTPETMLARGLVKSLRHPVKILAGGDIEHSLTVRAHKFSAAAKAKIEAAGGKVEEMGYAPENN from the coding sequence ATGAAGCAAAATGAACTCTCTCCGGCTGCCGGTTCCAGAAAGGACAGGAAACGGGCGGGGCGGGGGAACGGTAGCGGACACGGTAATTATTCAGGGCGGGGCGTTAAAGGGCAGAAGTCTCGCGCCGGCTTTAAGATGAAGCCCGGCTTTGAAGGCGGACAGCTGCCTCTGATCAAACGCTTGCCCCAGAAGCGGGGCTTTGTCAACATGTTCCGGACGGAGTACAACGCGATCAATATCAACCGGCTTAATATCTTTGAAGCGGGGAGTGAGGTCACGCCGGAGACAATGCTTGCCCGTGGACTGGTGAAATCGCTGCGTCACCCGGTCAAGATTCTGGCCGGGGGTGATATCGAACATTCCCTTACCGTAAGGGCACACAAATTCTCGGCGGCGGCTAAAGCCAAGATCGAAGCGGCCGGGGGCAAAGTAGAGGAGATGGGGTATGCGCCCGAGAACAACTAG
- the rpmD gene encoding 50S ribosomal protein L30, protein MTELRITWVKSAIGYAGDQKRTLKVLGLHRLNHSVIHKDSASLRGMIKKVRHLVRVEEKTDEAK, encoded by the coding sequence ATGACCGAATTACGTATCACCTGGGTGAAAAGCGCTATTGGCTACGCTGGTGACCAGAAGAGGACATTGAAAGTCCTCGGTCTGCACCGGCTGAATCATAGTGTTATCCATAAGGATTCGGCCTCATTGCGGGGCATGATTAAAAAAGTGAGGCATTTAGTCAGGGTAGAGGAAAAAACTGATGAAGCAAAATGA
- the rpsE gene encoding 30S ribosomal protein S5 encodes MTRIDPRELALNDKLIHINRVAKVLKGGKRLRFSALVVTGDGNGYVGIGLGKANEVPQAINKANATARRNLIKVPMAGTTIPYEIKVKYGAAKVLLKPAAPGTGIIAGGSVRAVLEAAGVKDILTKSLGSDNRVNVARATLLALSQLKNPAEELARRKAIFEVAGEKRGTSSEATTGSREV; translated from the coding sequence CTGACCAGGATAGACCCGAGGGAGCTGGCGCTGAATGACAAGTTGATTCATATCAACCGGGTAGCCAAGGTATTGAAAGGGGGAAAACGCCTCCGCTTCAGTGCCCTGGTGGTTACCGGTGATGGTAATGGATACGTCGGTATTGGTCTGGGTAAGGCCAATGAGGTGCCGCAGGCCATCAACAAGGCAAATGCCACGGCCAGAAGAAACCTGATTAAAGTGCCGATGGCCGGGACAACCATTCCTTATGAAATCAAGGTCAAGTACGGCGCCGCTAAAGTATTACTTAAACCGGCCGCGCCCGGGACAGGTATTATCGCCGGTGGTAGTGTGCGGGCAGTGCTGGAAGCCGCCGGAGTCAAGGATATTCTGACCAAATCACTGGGCAGTGATAATCGTGTTAATGTCGCCAGGGCGACATTGCTCGCCCTCAGCCAGCTTAAGAACCCGGCGGAGGAGCTGGCCAGACGGAAGGCAATCTTCGAGGTAGCCGGTGAAAAACGGGGTACCTCATCGGAAGCTACAACCGGGAGCCGGGAAGTCTAG
- the rplR gene encoding 50S ribosomal protein L18 — protein MTRDEPRVARRRRHIRVRAKVKGTPPQPRLCIFRSLKHVYAQVIDDTQGQTLTSASTLDQEIREAAAGKSRTDKAELVGALIARRALSKGINRIAFDRGGYQYHGNIKAMADAARKGGLKF, from the coding sequence ATGACCAGAGATGAGCCGAGGGTAGCGCGCCGGCGGAGGCACATCCGCGTCCGGGCCAAGGTGAAGGGCACCCCCCCCCAGCCCCGATTGTGTATTTTCCGCAGTCTGAAGCATGTTTATGCCCAGGTGATTGATGACACGCAGGGTCAGACACTGACTTCAGCCTCAACTCTGGACCAGGAAATAAGGGAGGCAGCTGCCGGTAAATCCAGGACGGATAAGGCTGAGCTGGTTGGTGCCCTTATCGCCCGGCGGGCATTGAGCAAAGGGATTAACCGGATAGCCTTTGACCGGGGCGGATATCAGTATCATGGTAATATAAAGGCCATGGCTGACGCAGCTCGTAAGGGAGGTCTGAAGTTTTGA
- the rplF gene encoding 50S ribosomal protein L6, protein MSRIGKMPIAVPSGVTVSIKKDEVTVTGPNGKLQRSFSPEMSIALEDNNLLVTRPSDNRRHRSLHGLTRSLLANMVQGVDKGFEKVLEIVGVGYRAEKAGDNLILRIGFSHPVEVSPLPGVSLNVEGNNRIKVSGFDKEAVGEMAARIRAIRPPDAYKGKGIRYSGEPVRLKPGKAGKAVGGSK, encoded by the coding sequence GTGTCTAGAATAGGTAAAATGCCGATAGCTGTACCGTCGGGAGTGACGGTGAGCATTAAAAAAGATGAGGTCACGGTAACCGGGCCCAACGGGAAGCTTCAGCGTAGTTTTAGTCCGGAGATGTCGATCGCGCTTGAGGATAATAACCTGCTGGTCACCCGGCCCAGTGATAACCGTAGGCACCGCTCCCTGCACGGTTTGACCAGAAGCCTGCTGGCTAACATGGTGCAGGGGGTGGACAAAGGCTTTGAGAAGGTGCTGGAAATAGTCGGAGTCGGCTACCGGGCGGAGAAAGCGGGCGATAATCTGATACTTCGCATCGGCTTTTCCCATCCGGTTGAGGTTTCCCCTCTGCCCGGCGTTTCCCTTAATGTTGAGGGTAACAACCGGATTAAGGTCAGCGGGTTTGACAAGGAAGCGGTGGGTGAGATGGCCGCCAGGATTCGGGCTATCCGTCCGCCTGACGCTTATAAAGGCAAGGGTATCAGATATTCCGGGGAACCGGTTCGCCTTAAACCGGGTAAGGCAGGCAAGGCGGTGGGAGGTTCTAAATGA
- the rpsH gene encoding 30S ribosomal protein S8: protein MTISDPIADMLTRIRNAIMVRHDSVLVPSSKMKLSLARILKEEGFIKDYEVLKGKPHRTIKLVLRYDDNNRPVLSGLERVSKPGLRVYMGRKEIPRVSGGLGIAIVSTSKGVMTGQQAWRQGLGGELLCYVM from the coding sequence GTGACTATCTCTGACCCAATAGCGGATATGCTAACGCGGATACGTAACGCAATTATGGTACGTCATGATTCGGTGCTGGTACCTTCCTCAAAAATGAAACTCTCTCTGGCCAGGATCCTCAAGGAAGAGGGTTTTATCAAAGACTATGAGGTACTCAAGGGGAAGCCTCACCGGACAATAAAGCTGGTGCTCAGGTATGATGATAATAACCGGCCGGTCCTTTCCGGGCTGGAGCGGGTAAGTAAGCCCGGGCTGCGGGTATACATGGGACGGAAAGAGATCCCGCGGGTTAGCGGCGGTCTGGGTATTGCCATTGTTTCAACATCTAAGGGTGTGATGACAGGCCAGCAGGCCTGGCGACAGGGACTTGGCGGAGAGCTGCTATGTTATGTTATGTAA
- a CDS encoding type Z 30S ribosomal protein S14 → MAKKSEIAKWRRPAKYSVQQHNRCHVCGRPHAYIRKFGLCRICFRKLALSGQIPGVRKSSW, encoded by the coding sequence ATGGCTAAGAAATCAGAAATTGCCAAGTGGAGACGTCCCGCCAAATACAGCGTTCAGCAGCACAACCGGTGTCACGTGTGTGGCCGGCCTCATGCCTACATCCGTAAGTTTGGCCTGTGTCGTATTTGTTTTCGCAAACTGGCTCTGTCAGGTCAGATTCCCGGCGTGAGAAAATCAAGCTGGTGA
- the rplE gene encoding 50S ribosomal protein L5: MSRLGDKYKQEVVPALMERSKYKNIMEVPRLEKVVLNIGVGEAIQNAKALEAAERDLATITGQHPITTRSRKSIANFKLREGMPVGLKVTLRGERMYQFIDKLVNTVLCRIREFQGVPRNSFDGRGNYTLAFREQTVFPEIEYDKIDKSRGLEISFVTTAKVDEEGRNLLELLGMPFAMEDNG, from the coding sequence ATGTCACGGTTGGGAGATAAATACAAGCAGGAAGTTGTCCCGGCGCTTATGGAGCGTAGTAAATACAAAAATATCATGGAGGTACCGCGCCTGGAGAAGGTGGTGCTTAATATTGGGGTGGGAGAGGCTATCCAGAATGCCAAAGCTCTCGAGGCGGCGGAAAGAGATCTGGCAACTATTACCGGACAGCACCCGATAACGACCCGCTCCAGGAAGTCCATCGCCAATTTCAAGCTGCGGGAAGGGATGCCCGTCGGCTTAAAGGTGACCCTGCGCGGTGAGCGCATGTATCAGTTTATTGATAAGCTGGTAAACACCGTTTTATGCCGCATCCGCGAGTTTCAGGGAGTTCCCCGGAACTCTTTTGATGGGCGTGGCAACTATACCCTGGCCTTCCGGGAGCAGACCGTTTTCCCGGAAATAGAGTACGACAAGATAGACAAATCCCGGGGTCTGGAAATTTCGTTTGTTACTACCGCCAAAGTAGACGAAGAAGGCAGAAACCTTTTGGAGTTGTTGGGAATGCCTTTTGCGATGGAGGACAATGGCTAA
- the rplX gene encoding 50S ribosomal protein L24, translating into MNIRKNDTVLVIAGKDKGKKGKVRFAHPRDERVLVEGVNFIKRHTRAVRQARQAGIIEREAPIHVSNVMLLCSKCNHPARIGFRFLADGKKVRVCRACHEVID; encoded by the coding sequence ATGAATATCAGGAAGAACGACACGGTTCTGGTTATCGCCGGTAAGGACAAGGGGAAAAAGGGTAAAGTGCGCTTTGCTCATCCACGTGACGAGCGGGTGCTGGTTGAGGGCGTTAATTTTATCAAGAGACATACCCGGGCGGTACGTCAGGCGCGGCAGGCGGGTATAATAGAGCGGGAAGCGCCAATCCATGTGTCCAATGTGATGCTGCTCTGCTCTAAATGTAATCACCCTGCCCGTATTGGCTTCCGTTTTTTGGCGGATGGTAAGAAAGTGCGGGTTTGTCGCGCTTGTCATGAGGTGATTGATTAG